In Vicinamibacteria bacterium, the genomic window TGATCGTCCGCAACCTCGATCCCATTCCCTTCGAGTGTGTGGTGCGCGGCTATCTTTACGGATCGGGTTGGAAGGAGTATCTCGAGCGGGGAAGCGTCTGTGGCATTCCTCTGCCCCCGGGACTGAAGATGGCCGAAAAACTCGAGTCCCCGCTCTTCACCCCGGCCACCAAAGCCCAGTCGGGTCATGACGAGAACACGAGCGAAGCGGTGATGGCGGAGCGCATCGGGCCGGAGCTCACCCAACGCCTCAAGGACGTTTCCCTGCGGCTCTATTTGCTAGGGAGTCGAGAAGCGGAGTCCAAAGGCATCATCATCGCCGACACGAAGTTCGAGTTCGGGCGCGATCCGGACACCGGTGAAGTGTTTCTCATCGACGAAGTACTTACCCCCGATTCGTCGCGGTTCTGGCCGCGATCCTCTTACGCCCCGGGACGTGAACAGCCGAGCTATGACAAGCAAT contains:
- a CDS encoding phosphoribosylaminoimidazolesuccinocarboxamide synthase, whose product is MSTKVITDTQLPGIPLRSRGKVRDVYQVNGNLLMITTDRVSAFDVVLPNGIPDKGKVLNCLSLYWFDRTRAIVPNHVICRDVSDFPPSLAVFADELRSRSMIVRNLDPIPFECVVRGYLYGSGWKEYLERGSVCGIPLPPGLKMAEKLESPLFTPATKAQSGHDENTSEAVMAERIGPELTQRLKDVSLRLYLLGSREAESKGIIIADTKFEFGRDPDTGEVFLIDEVLTPDSSRFWPRSSYAPGREQPSYDKQFVREYLETVAWDKRPPGPQLPPYVVRGTRERYLEAYRTLTGLSEL